From a region of the Hemibagrus wyckioides isolate EC202008001 linkage group LG06, SWU_Hwy_1.0, whole genome shotgun sequence genome:
- the LOC131353883 gene encoding uncharacterized protein LOC131353883 yields the protein MPCGLSNAPVVLQNFMNEIFRDMLHRFVIVLDCLRRHRLYLKLKKYEFHHPIIQFLGYVISTEGIQMDQSKVEAVRSWPQPHTIKDLQRFLGFANFYQCFITNFSEHTAPLTSLLCNKPRSLRWTTSAVEAFKKLKAAFCSAPILVHPDPS from the exons ATGCCGTGTGGTCTCTCCAATGCCCCCGTGGTGCTTCAGAATTTCATGAATGAGATCTTCCGAGACATGCTCCACCGGTTTGTGATT GTGCTTGACTGTCTCCGCCGTCACCGTCTCTACTTAAAACTCAAAAAGTATGAGTTCCACCATCCTATCATCCAGTTCCTGGGCTATGTCATCTCCACAGAGGGCATTCAGATGGATCAATCCAAGGTGGAAGCAGTGAGAAGCTGGCCGCAGCCGCACACTATTAAGGATCTTCAGCGCTTCCTGGGGTTTGCAAACTTCTACCAATGTTTCATCACCAACTTCAGTGAGCACACCGCGCCTCTTACCTCCCTGTTATGTAATAAACCTAGGTCACTCCGCTGGACGACCTCCGCAGTTGAAGCTTTTAAAAAGCTGAAAGCCGCCTTCTGTTCGGCACCTATCCTGGTGCACCCAGACCCTAGTTGA